From the genome of Candidatus Poribacteria bacterium, one region includes:
- the sat gene encoding sulfate adenylyltransferase — protein MIKPHGAETLTPLYVSDDAERVELTKEAEQLPSVLLSSGAAASAVMLASGYFTPLTGYMNIAEATSVAADMKLPNGLFWPVPVMNIVPSEQLTDAVKNADRIALRDPNVDGNPPLAIMKVSAIETLSTEQKQLFIEKTFGTTDPEHPGVPAFADVGDNVLSGPIEVLNYSYFREDFPDTFRTAVEIREDIAARGWNTVVAFQTRNPMHRAHEGLCKIAQEAVNADGILIHMLLGKLKPGDIPAAVRDACIRTMVEHYFPENTVSITGYGFDMLYAGPREALLHAVFRQNCGASHFIVGRDHAGAGDYYGAFDAQEIFDTIPEDALEIGIFRGDFTVWSKKRNEIIMMRDYPHDADDYFEISGTKMREMLAAGEPLPPEISRPEVAEILMEYYQTEANA, from the coding sequence ATGATTAAACCACATGGAGCCGAAACCTTAACTCCGCTTTACGTTTCGGATGATGCAGAACGCGTTGAACTCACCAAAGAGGCGGAGCAACTCCCGTCAGTGCTTCTATCTTCAGGTGCTGCTGCATCAGCCGTTATGCTCGCGTCAGGGTATTTTACACCGCTGACGGGCTACATGAACATCGCTGAAGCGACGAGTGTCGCCGCAGATATGAAACTGCCAAACGGACTCTTCTGGCCCGTCCCTGTGATGAACATTGTTCCGTCGGAACAACTCACGGATGCAGTAAAGAACGCCGATAGAATTGCGCTACGCGATCCGAACGTTGACGGGAATCCGCCACTCGCTATTATGAAGGTTTCGGCAATCGAGACACTTTCAACAGAACAGAAACAACTTTTCATTGAAAAGACCTTCGGAACTACCGACCCGGAACATCCCGGTGTCCCCGCTTTCGCAGATGTCGGAGATAACGTTCTCTCCGGTCCTATCGAAGTATTGAACTATTCCTACTTTCGCGAAGACTTTCCAGATACATTCCGTACAGCCGTCGAGATTCGTGAGGATATCGCAGCGCGCGGATGGAACACCGTCGTCGCTTTCCAGACACGGAATCCGATGCACCGTGCCCATGAAGGACTCTGCAAAATCGCACAAGAGGCAGTCAATGCCGATGGTATTCTAATTCATATGCTTCTCGGTAAGCTAAAGCCTGGGGACATTCCCGCTGCTGTTCGTGATGCTTGCATCCGTACGATGGTGGAACACTATTTCCCCGAAAATACCGTCTCTATCACCGGTTACGGGTTCGATATGCTCTATGCTGGACCGAGAGAGGCACTCCTCCATGCCGTCTTCCGTCAGAATTGCGGTGCGTCGCATTTCATCGTCGGACGCGACCACGCAGGCGCAGGCGACTACTACGGCGCATTCGATGCACAGGAGATTTTCGACACAATCCCTGAAGACGCACTCGAAATCGGTATCTTCCGTGGTGATTTCACCGTATGGAGCAAAAAGCGCAATGAAATCATCATGATGCGCGACTACCCGCACGATGCAGACGATTATTTCGAGATCTCGGGGACAAAAATGCGTGAGATGCTCGCCGCCGGCGAACCACTCCCACCAGAAATTTCACGCCCTGAAGTCGCGGAGATTTTGATGGAGTACTACCAGACTGAAGCGAACGCGTAA
- a CDS encoding Uma2 family endonuclease: MATTAAPTHLTPETYLELERKAITKNEYVNGEIIAMAGASFAHNFITLDTATHLNNQLMDGECQAATGDLRVKVPRTESYFYPDIVVVCGEPQAEDNIFDTLLNPTLIVEVLSASTETYDRDEKFTHYRQIDTLQEYILISQDSVEVVQYCRQEPEWVATKFRTLEDVMPLISIGCELPLRHIYRRVKFDSDP, encoded by the coding sequence ATGGCAACTACAGCAGCACCGACTCACTTAACTCCTGAAACATACCTGGAATTGGAACGTAAGGCGATAACAAAAAACGAATATGTGAACGGAGAGATAATAGCGATGGCAGGTGCCAGTTTCGCACACAATTTCATCACGTTAGATACAGCAACTCACCTGAACAACCAATTGATGGATGGAGAATGTCAAGCCGCGACCGGTGATCTACGTGTGAAAGTCCCGCGGACAGAATCCTACTTTTATCCGGATATTGTGGTTGTTTGCGGAGAACCACAGGCAGAGGATAACATCTTTGACACACTCCTCAATCCAACGCTCATTGTAGAGGTGCTTTCAGCCTCCACCGAAACGTATGACAGAGACGAGAAATTCACGCACTATCGCCAGATTGACACTTTGCAGGAATACATTCTGATTTCACAAGACAGCGTAGAAGTGGTACAGTATTGTCGCCAAGAACCCGAATGGGTGGCAACAAAATTTCGGACACTTGAAGATGTAATGCCGCTTATCTCTATAGGGTGTGAATTACCGTTGCGTCACATCTACAGACGTGTCAAATTTGATAGCGATCCTTAA
- a CDS encoding alcohol dehydrogenase catalytic domain-containing protein: MEAIQYTKSIPRYLAMRYLGKRWRSLYTSPVSCVHLVDIPEPQLPTPEWIKVKPRLSGICGSDLATITAKGSPYFSPFTSTPFVLGHEIVGDITEIGDAVDGFSVGARVVIEPALSCKVRGISPPCYQCQNSRFANCENITKGDISEGVQTGYCRDTGGGWSQSVLAHQSQLHLVPDDISDEAAVLLEPFACALHGVLKTKSSVGGICDPDASICVIGGGTIGLLTVAALRTLGHRNRIIIFAKYPHQQQLARELGADDVLSPNSDRYAAFSELTGAESYQPELGQQVLTGGVDVTFDCIGSSVTIDDALRFTRAGGEVILVGMPGIPKNVDWTSIWYKQLRVTGAYTYGLETHNEEEIHTFTLGMRLLQKMETHLRPLVSTLFPLRDYKRAIQTALNTGKTVTVKTAFDLRF; encoded by the coding sequence GTGGAAGCCATCCAATACACCAAAAGCATCCCACGTTATCTGGCGATGCGTTACCTTGGGAAACGCTGGCGAAGTCTTTATACGTCGCCCGTCTCTTGTGTGCATCTCGTTGATATACCAGAGCCACAACTGCCGACACCTGAATGGATCAAAGTCAAGCCCAGACTCAGCGGTATCTGTGGCTCCGATTTGGCGACAATTACTGCGAAAGGGAGCCCCTATTTCTCGCCGTTCACATCAACGCCTTTTGTGTTAGGACATGAAATCGTCGGCGATATTACGGAGATCGGGGATGCTGTGGACGGCTTTTCCGTTGGTGCACGCGTGGTGATTGAACCCGCGCTTTCATGCAAGGTGAGAGGCATTTCGCCGCCGTGTTATCAATGTCAAAACTCACGCTTCGCTAACTGTGAGAACATCACGAAAGGAGACATCTCCGAAGGCGTTCAGACGGGGTACTGTCGCGATACGGGTGGCGGGTGGAGTCAGTCCGTTCTCGCACATCAATCACAACTCCATCTCGTCCCTGACGATATTTCGGACGAAGCCGCTGTACTCCTCGAACCCTTCGCCTGCGCTCTACACGGGGTCCTGAAAACAAAAAGTTCGGTAGGAGGGATTTGTGATCCCGACGCTTCGATCTGTGTAATTGGTGGCGGTACCATCGGGTTGCTCACCGTCGCAGCCCTTCGGACACTCGGTCACCGAAATCGAATTATCATCTTCGCCAAATACCCGCATCAACAGCAATTGGCGCGTGAACTCGGTGCAGATGACGTGCTATCACCGAACAGCGATCGATACGCGGCGTTCTCTGAGCTAACGGGTGCGGAATCGTACCAACCGGAGTTGGGACAACAGGTATTAACCGGTGGTGTGGACGTTACTTTTGACTGCATCGGGTCCAGCGTCACGATAGATGACGCGCTCCGTTTCACCCGTGCGGGTGGCGAAGTTATCTTAGTCGGTATGCCGGGAATCCCCAAAAACGTTGACTGGACCTCAATTTGGTATAAGCAATTGCGCGTAACAGGTGCCTATACGTACGGGCTCGAAACGCATAACGAGGAAGAAATCCATACCTTCACACTCGGTATGCGCCTCCTTCAAAAGATGGAAACCCATTTGCGTCCGCTGGTAAGCACACTTTTTCCGCTCAGAGATTATAAACGTGCCATCCAGACCGCCCTGAACACCGGCAAGACCGTCACGGTGAAAACCGCATTTGATTTACGGTTCTGA
- a CDS encoding lactate racemase domain-containing protein → MKYFTYFGNHLINAKLPDNSEVYYAKPPLPGIKRDALSEHTQHAFENPLEMPPLNELVNGNSKVLILFDDNCQPFPATKKPDMRQIMIETLLRMLYGYGVEKKNIELICAVALHRKMKEHELAYMLGKNIMDEFYPDQLRNFDAEDAEQIVHVGHTEKDEIVETDKAVLEADLVIYVDTIQIPLNGGHKSVAVGLGTYNSIAPHHSPHMTSESPHVMQPEGSHMHACIERMSRLIQKETPILVLEAAMNGAIYPFHLRYVGKPNRDCNVAERVIKAFTPATLSLLPESLRYAILKSVRTDYEPIQINAGDIDAVHARTLESMKDQLAIDIPRQFSTLVFGLPDMSPYAVDARINPVLVVSDILGYVFNWFYNKPIIKKDGVVIIMNPTYEIFHEEYHVAYKQFYDEVLAETTEPFEMQQKFQEKYAKDEYLIDCYRNKFAHHGFHPFTVWYWATYPLKYLAKVILVGPKEPRVAQRLGVDWAKNLDDALAMAREISGDDDVVALTMPPFFYANVGGS, encoded by the coding sequence ATGAAGTATTTCACCTATTTTGGAAACCATCTCATCAACGCGAAATTACCGGACAATTCAGAGGTTTACTATGCGAAGCCTCCGCTGCCCGGCATCAAGCGCGATGCCCTGAGCGAACACACGCAGCACGCCTTTGAAAACCCACTTGAGATGCCACCTCTGAACGAACTCGTCAACGGCAACTCAAAAGTGCTTATCCTGTTCGACGACAACTGCCAACCCTTTCCAGCCACGAAAAAGCCGGATATGCGGCAGATTATGATTGAGACACTCCTGAGGATGCTTTACGGTTACGGTGTGGAGAAGAAGAACATCGAACTGATATGCGCTGTCGCACTGCACCGAAAGATGAAGGAACACGAACTCGCCTATATGCTCGGCAAAAACATTATGGACGAGTTCTATCCAGACCAACTCCGAAACTTCGATGCGGAGGATGCAGAGCAGATTGTTCATGTAGGGCACACAGAAAAGGACGAAATCGTTGAGACGGATAAAGCCGTGCTCGAAGCCGATCTGGTAATTTATGTAGATACGATACAGATCCCACTCAACGGTGGACATAAATCTGTCGCCGTGGGTCTTGGGACGTATAACTCCATCGCACCGCACCACTCACCACACATGACATCGGAAAGTCCACACGTGATGCAGCCGGAAGGTTCGCACATGCACGCCTGTATCGAGCGGATGAGCCGTCTCATTCAGAAAGAGACCCCTATCTTGGTACTCGAAGCGGCGATGAACGGTGCGATCTATCCATTTCATCTCCGCTACGTCGGGAAACCGAACCGCGACTGTAACGTGGCAGAGCGCGTCATAAAAGCCTTTACACCGGCGACTTTATCACTCCTGCCCGAATCACTGCGTTACGCGATTCTCAAGAGTGTGCGGACGGACTATGAACCGATACAGATCAACGCAGGTGACATCGATGCTGTTCATGCAAGAACGTTGGAATCAATGAAAGATCAGTTAGCAATAGACATCCCGCGTCAGTTCAGCACTTTGGTCTTCGGACTCCCTGATATGAGTCCTTACGCTGTCGATGCGCGTATTAATCCGGTTCTGGTGGTGAGCGACATCTTAGGCTACGTCTTCAACTGGTTCTACAACAAACCCATCATCAAAAAGGACGGCGTTGTTATCATCATGAACCCAACGTATGAGATCTTTCACGAAGAGTATCACGTCGCCTACAAGCAGTTTTACGATGAAGTCCTCGCTGAAACGACGGAACCCTTTGAGATGCAACAGAAATTTCAGGAGAAATACGCGAAGGACGAGTATCTTATTGATTGTTATCGGAACAAGTTTGCACACCACGGCTTTCATCCGTTCACTGTCTGGTATTGGGCAACGTATCCGTTGAAATATCTGGCGAAGGTGATTCTCGTTGGTCCGAAGGAGCCGAGAGTCGCGCAGCGGTTGGGGGTCGATTGGGCAAAAAACTTGGACGACGCGCTCGCAATGGCACGCGAAATCTCCGGTGATGACGATGTGGTTGCCTTGACAATGCCGCCGTTTTTCTACGCAAACGTTGGAGGCTCCTAA
- a CDS encoding methionine synthase, with protein MDKQMQDTDILIPTSTIGSYAPPSWLCVTLEAIGRGELGETDINETLDDAVRTAIADQERAGVDIVTEGEMRRQDFVLGFYERFPGLEQLPAPRTQGPDGHDQRGKWLPSVPLAAPDGLGILAEFEFAKNETTKPLKVTCPGPFTLSGRIQTGGIYKERLEVAYACAEIINTELRQLVDAGAEFIQLDEPSYAVYPDRPEEFVKLFNHTVEGLGRSSQAHIQQSAKIGLHICFGNYRGRAVGKRSYRPLFPHILDAAFDQLALEFANREMAEIALWSEFPNDKELAAGLIDVKNYYVETPEDVAALLREALKHVRPEKLAITPDCGFSQTARWAAAAKLKTMVAGTEIVRHELTGASS; from the coding sequence ATGGACAAACAAATGCAAGATACGGACATTTTGATACCTACGAGTACGATCGGGAGTTACGCGCCACCGAGTTGGCTGTGCGTGACATTGGAGGCAATCGGACGTGGAGAACTCGGCGAAACCGATATCAACGAAACCCTTGACGACGCAGTCCGAACCGCCATTGCCGACCAAGAACGCGCTGGCGTTGACATTGTTACAGAGGGTGAGATGCGGCGGCAGGACTTCGTACTCGGTTTCTATGAACGGTTCCCCGGATTAGAACAACTTCCGGCTCCCAGAACACAGGGGCCGGATGGACACGATCAGCGAGGCAAATGGCTGCCCTCTGTTCCACTCGCAGCACCTGACGGACTCGGTATCCTCGCAGAATTTGAATTTGCGAAAAACGAAACGACGAAACCGCTCAAGGTAACATGCCCCGGTCCGTTCACACTCTCTGGACGAATTCAGACAGGTGGTATCTATAAAGAGCGACTCGAAGTCGCTTATGCCTGTGCCGAGATTATCAACACAGAACTCCGCCAACTCGTTGATGCTGGTGCGGAATTTATCCAGTTAGATGAACCCTCTTACGCTGTTTATCCCGACCGCCCTGAAGAGTTCGTCAAACTTTTCAATCACACCGTTGAAGGTTTAGGGCGTAGCTCGCAAGCCCATATTCAACAGTCCGCAAAGATCGGACTGCATATCTGTTTCGGCAACTACCGCGGCAGAGCCGTCGGTAAGCGTTCGTATCGTCCGCTCTTCCCACATATTTTAGACGCGGCTTTCGATCAACTTGCATTAGAGTTCGCAAATCGAGAAATGGCAGAAATCGCACTGTGGAGCGAATTCCCGAACGATAAAGAACTCGCCGCAGGGCTTATCGATGTCAAAAATTACTACGTAGAGACACCGGAGGACGTTGCAGCGTTGCTCCGTGAAGCACTCAAGCATGTGCGTCCCGAAAAACTTGCGATTACACCGGATTGCGGTTTCAGCCAAACAGCACGATGGGCAGCCGCCGCCAAACTTAAAACGATGGTAGCCGGTACTGAGATTGTACGCCATGAACTCACAGGAGCATCCTCCTAA